The following are encoded together in the Juglans microcarpa x Juglans regia isolate MS1-56 chromosome 2D, Jm3101_v1.0, whole genome shotgun sequence genome:
- the LOC121248718 gene encoding early nodulin-like protein 1, which translates to MESMRTGFLIGFLFVILMAFLSSSQAYKFFVGGKDGWVLNPPENYNHWAERNRFQVNDTLFFKYKKGSDSVSVVTKDRYNSCDNTNPIQSFTEGDSVFKFDRSGPFYFISGSVDHCQKGQKLVVVVLAVRNKTRHAPPPSPSPAADTPALPPTAATPEGESPRSGAPAPDQSPSDIRDAPAPLPSGKSSAVAGCRVFSVGLALVISIGVNVLLRSFV; encoded by the exons ATGGAGTCTATGAGAACGGGATTTCTAATTGGGTTCTTGTTTGTGATACTGATGGCTTTTCTTAGCTCATCTCAAGCTTACAAATTCTTCGTTGGTGGCAAAGATGGCTGGGTTTTAAACCCTCCTGAGAACTACAATCACTGGGCTGAAAGAAATAGGTTTCAAGTCAACGATACTCTCT TTTTCAAATACAAGAAAGGATCTGACTCAGTCTCGGTCGTCACAAAGGACCGTTACAATTCATGCGACAACACGAACCCTATACAGTCTTTCACAGAAGGCGACTCAGTCTTCAAGTTTGATCGTTCCGGCCCATTTTACTTCATCTCCGGCAGTGTTGACCATTGCCAAAAGGGTCAGAAACTCGTCGTCGTCGTCTTGGCCGTGCGGAACAAAACTCGCCACGCGCCTCCGCCTTCTCCTTCTCCAGCCGCTGACACTCCAGCATTGCCTCCTACGGCAGCGACCCCGGAAGGTGAGTCACCGCGTAGTGGGGCTCCAGCACCTGATCAGAGTCCGTCAGATATTCGGGATGCTCCGGCACCACTTCCATCGGGAAAATCTAGTGCAGTGGCGGGTTGTAGAGTTTTTTCAGTTGGGTTGGCTTTGGTTATCAGTATTGGGGTGAATGTTCTTTTGAGAAGCTTTGTGTGA